Proteins from a single region of Nocardiopsis dassonvillei subsp. dassonvillei DSM 43111:
- a CDS encoding glutamate-5-semialdehyde dehydrogenase: protein MSDIEREVHAVAGRARDAAADLAPLSRAVKDAALLAIADALVKRSDEITAANAEDVARAREDGTSPAMVDRLTLTPQRIEAIAEAVREIVELPDPVGESVRGSVLPNGLDLRQIRVPLGVIGIIYEGRPNVTVDAAALCLKSGNAALLRGSSSAYSSNTAIVGVLRDALEGTGVPVDAVQMVPGRTRESSTALMRARGLVDVLIPRGGGSLIQAVVRDSTVPVIETGEGLCHVYVDADADLDKAVAITTNAKAQRCSVCNSAETLLVHEAVAEEFLPRVLRALGESGVTVHGDPRVLEAAAAHPTGARVVEATEEDWATEYLSMDLAVRVVPTIDEALAHIRRYSTQHTEAIVTDSLKASRYFVSRVDSAAVMVNASTRFTDGGEFGFGAEIGISTQKLHARGPMGLTEMTSTKYVVTGDGHLK, encoded by the coding sequence ATGAGTGACATCGAGCGCGAGGTCCACGCGGTAGCCGGGCGGGCCAGGGACGCGGCGGCCGACCTCGCCCCGCTCAGCCGGGCGGTCAAGGACGCCGCGCTGCTGGCGATCGCCGACGCCCTGGTCAAGCGGTCCGACGAGATCACCGCGGCCAACGCCGAGGACGTGGCGCGGGCCCGCGAGGACGGCACCAGCCCGGCCATGGTCGACCGGCTCACCCTCACCCCGCAGCGGATCGAGGCCATCGCCGAGGCCGTCCGCGAGATCGTCGAGCTCCCCGATCCGGTGGGCGAGTCCGTGCGCGGATCCGTGCTGCCCAACGGCCTGGACCTGCGCCAGATCCGGGTGCCGCTCGGTGTCATCGGCATCATCTACGAGGGCCGCCCCAACGTCACCGTGGACGCCGCCGCCCTGTGCCTCAAGAGCGGCAACGCCGCCCTGCTGCGCGGCTCCTCCTCGGCCTACTCCTCCAACACCGCCATCGTCGGGGTCCTGCGGGACGCCCTGGAGGGCACCGGGGTCCCGGTGGACGCCGTCCAGATGGTGCCCGGTCGCACCCGCGAGTCCTCCACCGCGCTCATGCGGGCGCGCGGCCTGGTGGACGTGCTCATCCCGCGCGGCGGGGGCTCCCTCATCCAGGCCGTGGTGCGCGACTCCACCGTGCCGGTCATCGAGACCGGCGAGGGCCTGTGCCACGTCTACGTGGACGCCGACGCCGACCTCGACAAGGCCGTGGCCATCACCACCAACGCCAAGGCGCAGCGCTGCTCGGTGTGCAACTCCGCCGAGACCCTGCTGGTGCACGAGGCCGTGGCCGAGGAGTTCCTGCCACGCGTGCTGCGGGCCCTCGGCGAGAGCGGCGTGACCGTGCACGGCGACCCCCGGGTGCTGGAGGCCGCCGCCGCCCACCCGACCGGGGCCCGGGTGGTCGAGGCCACGGAGGAGGACTGGGCGACCGAGTACCTGTCCATGGACCTGGCCGTGCGGGTGGTGCCCACCATCGACGAGGCGCTGGCCCACATCCGCAGGTACTCCACCCAGCACACCGAGGCCATCGTCACCGACTCGCTGAAGGCCTCCCGGTACTTCGTCTCCCGGGTGGACTCCGCGGCGGTCATGGTCAACGCCTCCACCAGGTTCACCGACGGCGGCGAGTTCGGCTTCGGCGCGGAGATCGGCATCTCCACCCAGAAGCTGCACGCCAGAGGCCCGATGGGGCTGACCGAGATGACCTCCACCAAGTACGTGGTCACCGGGGACGGCCACCTCAAGTAG
- a CDS encoding phenylacetate--CoA ligase family protein — translation MTTNFGPRTSLGGAPSTAGALARLSRIPVLREKYLRHVSGASAPELSDLPTLDRDELGRAIDTLVRTDPSALTRASLNVMGGTRSTMRLGAVPADLYLDEIAPHVRPFEQGDLFTTLGTPFHMRACQELHNGLAARAGVPTLSMDAPTDQMIDAYLDLFERHGVNALGTTLDTFRSLLRYCAASGRDLGFLRKVLWSGPAMDAATRALIRTHFPHLRTWALFGSAETWIIGHSGPDCANDTLHPLPHQYTEIVDGRMLVTVTHEKAVVPLLRYETGVAAEWTACPCGLPGPAVRTHSRIDAPMGPLSRVVSPLDLVPLALRLDSVEAAQVVLVDPHTEDERLHLRVRLRPETRSELYTGEWIRQHVLSESLGLSEVTEEAPESFEVIVSRHMLRELPDGSAPEFLVREGGRLRIQSISSQGQGSYGTFSA, via the coding sequence ATGACAACGAATTTCGGTCCGCGAACGAGCCTCGGCGGGGCTCCGTCCACGGCAGGGGCACTGGCCCGGCTGTCCAGGATTCCGGTGCTGCGGGAGAAGTACCTCCGCCACGTCTCCGGGGCCTCCGCGCCGGAGCTGTCCGACCTCCCCACGCTCGACAGGGACGAACTGGGCCGGGCGATCGACACCCTGGTGCGCACCGACCCGTCCGCCCTGACCCGCGCCTCCCTGAACGTCATGGGGGGCACCCGGTCGACCATGCGCCTGGGGGCGGTCCCGGCGGACCTGTACCTGGACGAGATCGCGCCGCACGTGCGCCCCTTCGAACAGGGCGACCTGTTCACCACCCTCGGCACCCCGTTCCACATGCGGGCCTGCCAGGAGCTGCACAACGGACTCGCCGCCAGGGCCGGAGTGCCCACACTCTCCATGGACGCGCCGACCGACCAGATGATCGACGCCTACCTCGACCTGTTCGAGCGCCACGGGGTCAACGCCCTGGGCACCACCCTCGACACCTTCCGGAGCCTGCTCCGTTACTGCGCCGCGTCCGGCCGGGACCTCGGGTTCCTGCGCAAGGTGCTGTGGAGCGGTCCGGCCATGGACGCCGCCACCCGAGCGCTGATCCGGACACACTTTCCCCACCTGCGCACATGGGCGCTCTTCGGCTCGGCGGAGACCTGGATCATCGGGCACAGCGGCCCGGACTGCGCCAACGACACCCTCCACCCGCTCCCCCACCAGTACACGGAGATCGTCGACGGGCGCATGCTGGTGACCGTCACACACGAGAAGGCGGTCGTCCCGCTGCTGCGCTACGAGACCGGGGTCGCGGCCGAATGGACGGCCTGCCCCTGCGGCCTGCCCGGTCCCGCGGTGCGCACCCACAGCCGCATAGACGCCCCGATGGGGCCGCTCAGCCGCGTGGTCTCCCCCCTCGACCTCGTGCCGCTGGCCCTGCGGCTCGACTCGGTGGAGGCGGCCCAGGTCGTCCTGGTCGATCCCCACACCGAGGACGAACGGCTCCACCTGCGGGTCCGGCTGCGCCCGGAGACCAGGTCCGAGCTCTACACCGGCGAGTGGATCCGGCAGCACGTGCTGTCCGAGTCGCTGGGGCTGTCCGAGGTGACGGAGGAGGCTCCGGAGTCCTTCGAGGTCATCGTCTCCCGGCACATGCTGCGGGAACTCCCGGACGGGTCGGCCCCCGAGTTCCTGGTGCGCGAGGGGGGACGCCTCCGAATCCAATCGATATCGAGTCAGGGTCAGGGTTCTTATGGTACCTTCTCGGCATAG